A window of the Juglans microcarpa x Juglans regia isolate MS1-56 chromosome 5D, Jm3101_v1.0, whole genome shotgun sequence genome harbors these coding sequences:
- the LOC121266149 gene encoding LOW QUALITY PROTEIN: uncharacterized protein LOC121266149 (The sequence of the model RefSeq protein was modified relative to this genomic sequence to represent the inferred CDS: deleted 2 bases in 1 codon), with translation MMSSRHTSELESGTADSVASSPRSDHPLHTLHDHQNAHVRFMCSFGGKILPRPHDNQLRYVGGDTRIVAVQRCANFSTLLTKLSKLSGTTDMNIKYQLPNEDLDALISVTSDEDVENMMEEYYDRLPHNQNHPRLARLRLFLFPNGDQLSRTSSISSLLSGSTNRDHWFLDAINGSSSLSSGLQRNQSEVSSIVSEIPDYLFGLDNSDQETQTKLKSIRHTLAENTSSLDMGPLTPATASTFCSSSSAPSVPQIPNLPPVKTRPDLRDRYQEGEELKHQPEGFTETSEPPISQPTVYSASAEMPHYFLDSCYPGHATDPVPSVYYVPGQIPPGNVSVQPISIGPYVHQYLTVPGQAPLNYHHRVSDVGQVYGGGMRPVAAAFEPYDVQARVVPDGVNRQVFYGVKNPGMVPFYPNMVVPGGEASHGNIVSVSKSTGGASGQ, from the exons ATGATGTCATCACGCCATACATCCGAGCTCGAATCTGGAACAGCGGACTCCGTCGCATCCTCACCTCGTTCAGACCACCCTCTTCACACGTTGCATGATCATCAGAACGCACACGTACGGTTCATGTGCAGTTTCGGCGGCAAGATCTTACCCCGGCCCCACGACAATCAACTTCGTTACGTCGGCGGCGATACACGCATAGTTGCCGTCCAGCGTTGCGCCAACTTTTCGACCCTTCTCACAAAGCTCTCCAAGCTCTCAGGTACGACCGACATGAATATCAAGTACCAGCTTCCCAACGAAGATCTTGATGCTTTGATCTCAGTGACGAGCGATGAAGACGTGGAGAACATGATGGAAGAGTACTACGACCGCTTGCCGCACAATCAGAACCACCCGAGGTTGGCCCGACTGCGGCTCTTTCTCTTTCCCAACGGTGACCAACTCTCCCGAACTAGCAGTATCAGCTCGCTTCTCAGTGGATCAACCAACCGTGATCACTGGTTCCTTGACGCTATCAATGGAAGCTCTTCTCTCAGCTCGGGTCTCCAGCGTAATCAATCCGAGGTCTCTTCGATTGTCTCCGAGATACCCGATTACCTGTTTGGTTTGGataattcggatcaagagacTCAAACGAAATTAAAGAGCATTCGACACACACTTGCCGAGAACACATCCAGTTTAGATATGGGTCCTCTTACTCCGGCTACTGCTTCCACCTTTTGTTCATCATCATCGGCTCCCAGTGTGCCGCAGATACCAAACCTTCCTCCCGTCAAGACCAGACCCGATCTCCGGGATCGATATCAGGAAGGAGAGGAGCTCAAGCATCAACCTGAGGGATTTACAGAGACAAGTGAACCGCCCATATCGCAACCGACTGTGTACTCGGCCAGCGCCGAGATGCCGCATTACTTTCTGGATTCTTGTTATCCTGGTCATGCTACAGACCCAGTGCCATCGGTCTACTATGTTCCTGGGCAGATCCCACCCGGGAATGTTTCAGTTCAACCCATTTCTATT GGCCCCTATGTTCATCAGTACTTGACAGTGCCGGGTCAAGCACCGCTTAACTACCATCATCGGGTATCCGATGTCGGTCAGGTGTATGGTGGCGGGATGAGGCCAGTGGCAGCGGCGTTTGAACCGTACGATGTTCAGGCAAGAGTGGTTCCTGATGGAGTGAATCGGCAGGTGTTCTACGGGGTTAAAAACCCGGGTATGGTTCCATTTTATCCAAACATGGTGGTGCCGGGTGGGGAAGCTTCGCATGGCAATATCGTTTCAGTGTCAAAGAGTACGGGTGGGGCCTCCGGCCAGTAG